From the genome of Streptococcus marmotae, one region includes:
- a CDS encoding YlbF/YmcA family competence regulator encodes MAQNIYDIANELERSIRQLPEYKAAEASKAAVEENKEAKDILEKYVAFQREVQQQLQSGQMPRSDLQQTLQDFNQKIQGNSLLTDYFTKQQQLSVYIADLEKIIFKPLNELV; translated from the coding sequence ATGGCACAAAATATCTATGATATTGCAAATGAATTGGAACGCAGCATTCGCCAGCTTCCAGAATATAAGGCAGCAGAAGCAAGCAAGGCTGCTGTTGAAGAAAACAAGGAAGCTAAGGACATCCTAGAAAAGTATGTCGCTTTCCAACGAGAAGTGCAACAGCAACTACAGTCTGGACAAATGCCAAGAAGTGATTTGCAGCAAACATTACAAGACTTTAATCAGAAAATTCAGGGGAATAGCTTACTGACAGATTATTTTACCAAGCAACAGCAGCTCTCAGTCTACATTGCCGATTTGGAAAAAATTATTTTCAAACCCTTGAATGAATTAGTGTAA